The following proteins come from a genomic window of Rubinisphaera margarita:
- a CDS encoding redoxin domain-containing protein, with translation MSFHIQTSLSWICVALLACLPMADVRAEDAAKAPATKSEKTTATLPGIDGKTVEIPLAAPGKVTVLCFLGSECPLARLYGPRLQLMSQEFGDQVQFIGLNSNLHDSLEDVTEYVKAHKLSFPFAKDYDNRIADHFEAERTPEVIVLDAVGKVRYRGRIDDQYLPGIVKPAPTRDDLKLALQEIVSRKEVSVARTEAVGCLIGKVYAEEITTNLTYCRDVAPVLQKHCVECHRPGDIGPFALTDFDEVVGWGDMILEVVDQGRMPPWHANPGINHFANERRMTDKEKALLEEWVNGGMPFGNAEELPEPETYVEGWSLPKPPDVVLDMHRKPFDVPSEGFVEYQYYVVDPQFEEDKWITAAQVLPGNRAVVHHCIVFVRPPDGEKYRGLGWIAAYVPGQRSVAMPSGYARRVPAGSQLVFQMHYTPNGIAQSDLTKIGLIFEEEKNVTHEVATLVAINSEFEIPPHAADHPVSGSLSQLPRQGHILAIAPHMHYRGKTCRVFAHEGNEKTVLLDVPAYDFNWQHVYELATPRPLKGLDKLSFVCKFDNSENNPFNPNPNDFVTWGDQSSEEMAIAFFEVAFERGAEADPEPTKTPQKVDLAREHRVKEFVDDFFKRFDKDSDGIVKRDELPTSMQRFAFKNFDRDNNSHLDREEIQKLANASAAL, from the coding sequence ATGTCTTTTCACATCCAGACTTCACTTTCCTGGATTTGCGTCGCTCTTCTGGCCTGTCTGCCAATGGCCGACGTTCGAGCCGAGGACGCCGCGAAGGCACCCGCAACTAAATCAGAGAAAACGACCGCCACGCTTCCCGGGATCGATGGCAAGACCGTCGAGATCCCTCTCGCGGCTCCGGGCAAGGTGACTGTCCTTTGCTTTCTGGGCTCGGAATGCCCGCTGGCCCGCCTGTACGGACCACGGCTTCAGTTGATGTCGCAGGAGTTTGGTGACCAGGTCCAGTTCATCGGACTCAACAGCAATCTGCACGATTCCCTGGAGGATGTGACGGAATACGTGAAGGCTCACAAGCTGAGCTTTCCGTTCGCCAAAGACTACGACAACCGCATTGCCGATCACTTTGAAGCCGAACGGACGCCGGAAGTTATCGTCCTCGATGCCGTCGGGAAGGTTCGCTATCGGGGCCGCATCGACGATCAGTATTTGCCGGGCATCGTGAAGCCCGCTCCGACGCGAGACGACCTGAAGCTCGCCCTGCAGGAAATCGTCTCCCGTAAAGAAGTTTCGGTCGCCAGGACCGAAGCGGTCGGCTGCCTGATCGGCAAGGTTTACGCCGAAGAAATCACCACCAACCTCACCTACTGCCGCGATGTCGCTCCTGTTCTGCAGAAGCATTGCGTCGAATGCCATCGTCCGGGAGACATTGGACCGTTCGCGCTGACCGATTTCGATGAAGTCGTCGGCTGGGGTGACATGATCCTCGAAGTGGTCGATCAGGGACGAATGCCGCCATGGCACGCGAACCCGGGGATCAATCACTTCGCCAACGAACGCCGCATGACCGATAAAGAGAAGGCTCTGCTCGAGGAGTGGGTGAATGGCGGGATGCCGTTCGGCAATGCGGAAGAGTTGCCGGAACCCGAAACCTACGTTGAAGGCTGGAGTCTGCCGAAGCCCCCCGACGTCGTTCTTGATATGCATCGCAAGCCGTTCGATGTCCCCAGCGAGGGCTTCGTGGAATACCAGTACTACGTCGTCGATCCGCAGTTTGAAGAGGACAAGTGGATCACCGCCGCTCAGGTGTTGCCGGGCAATCGAGCCGTCGTGCATCACTGCATCGTGTTCGTTCGCCCGCCTGACGGAGAGAAGTATCGCGGCCTCGGCTGGATCGCGGCATATGTCCCGGGACAACGATCGGTCGCCATGCCGTCGGGCTACGCTCGCCGGGTTCCGGCCGGGTCACAGCTCGTCTTCCAGATGCACTACACGCCAAACGGAATTGCCCAGAGCGACCTGACGAAGATCGGACTGATCTTCGAAGAGGAAAAGAACGTGACCCACGAAGTGGCGACGCTGGTCGCGATCAATTCGGAATTCGAGATTCCTCCCCACGCGGCTGACCATCCGGTCTCCGGCTCTTTGAGTCAACTACCGCGACAGGGTCACATTCTGGCGATCGCACCGCACATGCACTACCGCGGCAAGACCTGCCGCGTCTTTGCCCACGAAGGCAACGAGAAGACGGTTCTGCTCGACGTGCCGGCTTACGACTTCAACTGGCAGCACGTCTACGAACTGGCGACGCCGCGACCACTGAAAGGTCTCGACAAGCTCTCGTTTGTCTGCAAGTTCGATAACTCAGAGAACAACCCGTTCAATCCGAACCCGAACGATTTCGTCACGTGGGGGGATCAGAGTTCCGAGGAAATGGCGATCGCGTTCTTCGAAGTCGCCTTTGAGCGCGGAGCCGAAGCCGATCCGGAACCCACGAAGACGCCGCAGAAGGTCGACCTGGCCCGTGAACATCGCGTCAAAGAATTCGTCGACGACTTCTTCAAACGATTCGACAAAGACAGCGACGGAATCGTGAAACGCGACGAACTTCCGACCTCGATGCAACGGTTCGCCTTCAAGAACTTCGACCGCGACAATAACTCCCACCTCGACCGGGAAGAAATCCAGAAGCTCGCCAATGCCTCCGCGGCTCTGTGA
- a CDS encoding efflux RND transporter permease subunit, with protein MTRLFDRIFGSTVDNPLVVAFLIAVLTGLSILGYQSPETLTDLFKPAPEAEVAEEQVAAPPPKVEKKEDREAKKKQERRNQIPDVDAVSITDADVILVVKSQKFFTPDGARAIRQAVAALNDLPTVRSIMWLDEAPVLNIFGLRDAMLPDSRASQRQFDEARERAVNHPLIGGQLLAEDGNTLLLMLKLDWLFVTEDADVTERLKETVLAAVEEIPGNDFDVMVTGKVPSYLTFIESQERNRMKYQLIGYGTILAMAVVLFRGIRAVFIVSLAPALGVFWTLGILHFFEFQDNPFNDIILPVLLSLVGLTDGVHLMVEIRKQRASGLGVREASRNGIVSVGLACALTSLTTAIGFGSLSLAHHEIVREFGMCCVIGVILTFLSVVLTIPFICSTRFGRNIHKGHERGLIDRNLQRISGVIAYVLGHTRKFAFAAIVCTVVLSLISFTLRPDERRANALPQSSEAVQAIKHMDVAFGGLEMSSVRITWNDSLELNDPEILTVIAAVDNLLDEEPLIGSPISLQNFVDVLPGSGDPADRMPLVQLLPASLKRAFYEPERRVAEVNFRVQDLGIAKYGPVFERVEAGLTQLQAEHPAFNFDLTGSAVWRWENLYQIVVDLAASLGSATVIIFIVLAIAYQSLRIGLISVVPNLFPLAVTATFLVFTGQSLEIASVCAFTVCLGIAVDDTIHFLTRFRESWKEAPRDAAISEAFTSTGTALILTTVVLLVGFTTVLLSDMRDQRIFAAMGALTIGSALFADLIFLPALLSYFLPEKFPATQMEATPEEDQAPAVASTTT; from the coding sequence ATGACTCGACTCTTTGATCGCATCTTCGGCAGCACCGTCGACAATCCGCTGGTGGTTGCCTTCCTGATTGCCGTACTGACGGGCCTGAGCATTCTCGGCTACCAGTCGCCGGAAACGCTGACGGATCTCTTCAAGCCCGCTCCTGAAGCCGAAGTCGCTGAAGAACAGGTCGCCGCTCCTCCCCCCAAAGTCGAGAAGAAAGAAGACCGAGAAGCAAAGAAGAAGCAGGAACGACGCAATCAGATTCCCGATGTCGACGCGGTGAGCATCACCGATGCGGATGTGATCCTGGTCGTGAAGTCCCAGAAATTCTTCACACCGGACGGTGCGCGCGCCATTCGCCAGGCCGTCGCCGCTCTCAATGACCTGCCAACTGTGCGGAGCATTATGTGGCTCGATGAAGCTCCAGTGCTCAACATCTTTGGCCTCCGTGACGCCATGCTTCCCGACTCCCGGGCCTCGCAGCGGCAGTTCGATGAAGCCCGCGAGCGAGCCGTCAATCATCCGCTGATCGGCGGGCAGCTTCTGGCCGAAGACGGCAACACGCTTCTGCTGATGCTCAAGCTCGACTGGCTGTTCGTTACCGAAGATGCTGACGTCACCGAGCGACTCAAAGAAACCGTCCTCGCTGCCGTCGAAGAAATCCCCGGCAACGATTTCGACGTGATGGTCACCGGCAAGGTCCCCAGCTACCTGACGTTCATTGAATCTCAAGAGCGGAACCGGATGAAGTACCAGCTCATCGGTTACGGCACCATTCTGGCGATGGCGGTCGTACTGTTCCGCGGGATCCGGGCCGTATTCATCGTTTCGCTTGCTCCCGCACTCGGCGTCTTCTGGACGTTGGGCATCCTGCATTTCTTCGAGTTCCAGGACAACCCCTTCAACGACATCATCCTGCCGGTGCTGCTGAGTCTGGTCGGCCTGACCGATGGCGTTCATCTCATGGTCGAGATCCGCAAGCAGCGGGCGAGCGGCCTGGGCGTTCGTGAAGCGTCCCGGAACGGGATTGTCAGCGTGGGGCTCGCCTGCGCACTTACCTCGTTAACCACCGCCATCGGCTTCGGTTCGCTGTCGCTGGCGCATCACGAAATCGTGCGCGAGTTCGGCATGTGTTGTGTGATCGGCGTAATCCTCACGTTCCTTTCGGTCGTCCTGACAATCCCCTTCATCTGTTCGACCCGCTTTGGTCGGAACATTCACAAAGGGCATGAACGGGGACTGATCGACCGGAATCTTCAGCGAATCAGCGGCGTCATTGCCTACGTCCTGGGACACACCCGCAAGTTTGCGTTTGCTGCGATCGTCTGCACCGTCGTCCTGTCGTTGATCTCGTTTACGCTTCGCCCGGACGAACGTCGGGCCAATGCCCTGCCACAATCATCCGAAGCGGTGCAGGCGATTAAGCATATGGATGTCGCTTTCGGCGGGCTGGAGATGTCGTCGGTTCGCATCACCTGGAACGATTCACTGGAGTTGAACGATCCGGAGATCCTCACCGTGATCGCGGCGGTCGACAATCTGCTTGACGAGGAACCCCTGATTGGCAGCCCAATCTCGCTGCAGAACTTTGTCGACGTCCTGCCCGGTTCCGGCGATCCGGCCGATCGAATGCCGCTCGTCCAGTTGCTGCCGGCCTCCTTGAAGCGAGCATTCTACGAACCGGAACGCCGTGTCGCTGAAGTCAACTTTCGTGTGCAGGATCTCGGCATCGCGAAATACGGTCCGGTCTTTGAGAGAGTCGAAGCGGGTCTGACGCAGCTTCAGGCCGAACATCCCGCCTTCAATTTCGACCTCACCGGATCGGCTGTCTGGCGTTGGGAAAACCTGTACCAGATCGTCGTCGATCTTGCGGCCAGCCTGGGTAGCGCCACAGTGATTATCTTCATCGTGCTGGCGATCGCCTATCAGTCTCTGCGGATTGGTTTGATCTCTGTCGTGCCGAACCTCTTCCCGCTCGCCGTAACTGCCACTTTCCTGGTCTTCACGGGACAGTCGCTCGAGATCGCCAGTGTGTGTGCCTTCACAGTTTGTCTGGGAATCGCCGTCGATGACACGATTCACTTCCTGACCCGCTTCCGGGAAAGCTGGAAGGAAGCTCCGCGTGATGCCGCGATCTCCGAAGCCTTCACGAGCACCGGCACCGCTCTGATTCTCACTACCGTCGTTCTGCTCGTCGGTTTCACAACCGTGCTGCTCAGCGACATGCGCGACCAGCGGATCTTCGCCGCGATGGGCGCCCTGACCATCGGCTCGGCTCTCTTCGCCGATCTGATCTTCCTCCCGGCTCTTCTGTCGTACTTCCTGCCGGAGAAGTTCCCCGCCACGCAGATGGAAGCGACTCCAGAAGAAGATCAGGCTCCCGCTGTCGCCTCCACCACAACGTGA
- a CDS encoding HD domain-containing protein — protein MEVQWYRIEGEFAVLDQAISYAARAHAGQMRKDGTTPYIAHPLRVMTIICRTFGVDDETILAAAALHDVIEDTTKDYDSIAHHFGPDVAQLVADMSKDGRLPEKRREDEYHAQIARASWKARLIKLADCLDNVGDALDERMCGRACKTAERALELVHPDDPPAVQKAADILRQKLRLIRSA, from the coding sequence ATGGAGGTCCAGTGGTATCGAATTGAAGGAGAGTTTGCGGTGTTGGATCAGGCAATCAGTTACGCAGCCAGAGCTCATGCAGGACAGATGCGGAAAGACGGGACCACTCCGTATATCGCTCATCCCCTACGGGTGATGACGATCATCTGCCGGACGTTCGGCGTCGATGACGAAACCATTCTGGCCGCAGCAGCCCTGCACGATGTGATAGAGGACACGACGAAAGACTACGACAGCATCGCCCATCACTTCGGCCCGGATGTCGCCCAGCTTGTCGCCGACATGTCGAAGGATGGCCGTCTCCCGGAGAAACGCCGCGAAGACGAATACCATGCCCAGATCGCTCGGGCCTCCTGGAAAGCCCGTCTGATCAAACTGGCCGACTGCCTCGACAACGTCGGCGACGCCCTCGATGAACGAATGTGCGGCCGGGCCTGCAAGACGGCCGAGCGGGCTCTGGAACTGGTTCACCCCGACGACCCGCCCGCGGTGCAGAAGGCCGCCGACATTCTTCGACAGAAGCTCAGGCTGATTCGATCGGCATAA
- a CDS encoding TadE/TadG family type IV pilus assembly protein produces MRFRSLSRQPKRPRSRCPFVNRVGTATVEVAIALPILILLVFGSIETAEFVHLKQDLSICGYEAAKLASRGSSTTSEVTARFNELMTAKGINGASISVSPSLNDGTKAGTEIAITASVVTDSNFNLPMSFFNGKTLDTTIYVTRQGD; encoded by the coding sequence ATGCGATTCCGAAGCCTCTCTCGACAACCGAAGCGACCGCGATCCCGTTGTCCATTCGTCAATCGCGTGGGAACAGCGACGGTTGAGGTGGCCATTGCGCTGCCGATCCTCATTCTGCTTGTTTTCGGCTCAATCGAAACGGCTGAGTTCGTCCATCTGAAGCAGGATCTTTCGATCTGCGGTTACGAAGCGGCCAAGCTGGCCTCCAGAGGCAGCTCGACAACGTCCGAAGTCACCGCCCGATTCAACGAACTGATGACCGCCAAAGGAATCAATGGGGCGAGTATTTCGGTCAGTCCGAGTCTGAACGACGGGACGAAAGCGGGGACGGAAATCGCAATTACCGCCTCGGTTGTTACCGATTCCAATTTCAATCTTCCGATGTCGTTCTTCAACGGAAAGACGCTCGACACGACGATCTATGTGACTCGTCAGGGCGACTAA
- a CDS encoding VWA domain-containing protein: MNIISQSQRVFEQMRMQRNRRGAMIVFIAAMITVFMIAVVFTVDVAYMQLVKTEVRIAADASVKAGVENLLRTEDKSKAETTAKRILSLNKVAGKTMAFNNNDIIFGKVVAGTNGNWAFQANQTPYNSMKVTLRLDGQANSSVPLFFARYLSNNNYTPTHTSIAANVIHEIVLCIDRSHSMCFDLSGADWSYPGSISYPAGYITPPHHGNSRWAYLDHAIRAFVTKIQHRNIEPDIGLITWGSDTTLGWAWWPHSGRKFQAVTVELPLGKQIDNVNGKIQAHYSDIMMGSTNMAAGLDAAIDMLTDSSTNSLAYKTIILMSDGMWNTGRDPILSAQDAAAADITIHTVSFVSVDNQSAMTNIAATTGGKSYSATNQAQLKDAFEELAGSLPIVLID, encoded by the coding sequence ATGAACATCATCTCGCAGAGTCAGCGTGTCTTTGAGCAGATGCGAATGCAGCGGAACCGCCGCGGTGCGATGATCGTTTTCATCGCCGCGATGATCACTGTCTTCATGATCGCCGTCGTCTTCACCGTCGACGTCGCCTACATGCAGCTGGTCAAAACGGAAGTCCGAATCGCAGCCGATGCTTCCGTGAAAGCGGGTGTCGAAAACCTGCTGCGGACGGAAGACAAGTCCAAAGCCGAAACCACCGCGAAGCGCATCCTGTCGCTCAACAAAGTGGCTGGCAAGACGATGGCGTTCAACAACAACGACATCATCTTCGGCAAAGTCGTCGCCGGAACAAACGGGAACTGGGCCTTTCAGGCTAACCAGACTCCTTATAACTCCATGAAAGTGACTCTGCGACTCGACGGACAGGCCAACTCCTCCGTGCCGCTGTTCTTTGCCCGCTATCTGTCAAACAACAACTACACCCCAACTCACACGTCGATCGCCGCGAACGTTATTCACGAGATCGTGCTTTGCATCGACCGATCACACTCGATGTGTTTCGACCTGAGTGGAGCCGACTGGTCTTATCCAGGAAGCATCTCATATCCGGCAGGCTACATCACGCCGCCTCACCACGGAAACAGCCGCTGGGCCTACCTGGACCATGCGATCCGGGCGTTCGTCACCAAGATTCAGCATCGGAATATTGAGCCGGACATCGGCTTGATTACATGGGGATCCGACACAACGCTGGGTTGGGCCTGGTGGCCGCACAGCGGCCGGAAGTTCCAGGCGGTGACAGTGGAACTTCCTCTCGGCAAGCAGATCGACAACGTTAACGGGAAGATTCAGGCTCATTACAGCGACATCATGATGGGTAGCACGAACATGGCTGCCGGACTCGACGCCGCCATCGACATGCTGACCGACAGCAGCACCAACTCGCTGGCTTACAAAACAATCATCCTCATGTCCGACGGAATGTGGAACACCGGACGTGATCCGATTCTCTCGGCTCAGGATGCAGCCGCGGCCGACATCACTATTCATACGGTTTCGTTTGTATCGGTAGACAATCAGTCGGCCATGACAAACATCGCCGCGACGACCGGCGGAAAGAGCTACAGCGCTACCAATCAGGCCCAGTTAAAAGACGCCTTCGAAGAACTGGCGGGCTCACTCCCGATCGTACTCATTGACTAG
- a CDS encoding TadE/TadG family type IV pilus assembly protein has protein sequence MFSRRSHVCRRRISGRASADSRRAAALVEFAITVPIVFTLFFAALDFCRYYMIAHATEQAAFEGARRGSIPGATSSKTKDAAQAELDKLSLKNATITVTPLVITNATAEVTVKVRLPLAVNAWVTPKVLTGAYVERECTLSREYVTSE, from the coding sequence ATGTTCTCTCGCCGCAGCCACGTTTGCCGACGACGAATCTCTGGACGAGCTTCCGCAGATTCCCGTCGAGCCGCTGCGCTGGTGGAATTTGCGATCACCGTTCCGATTGTGTTCACGCTCTTTTTCGCGGCTCTCGACTTCTGTCGCTATTACATGATTGCCCATGCCACCGAACAGGCCGCCTTTGAAGGCGCACGCCGAGGTTCAATTCCCGGAGCAACATCCAGCAAGACGAAAGATGCTGCTCAGGCGGAACTCGATAAGCTGAGCCTGAAAAACGCCACCATCACGGTCACGCCGCTCGTCATCACCAATGCAACCGCTGAAGTCACCGTGAAGGTTCGTTTGCCGCTCGCCGTGAATGCCTGGGTCACTCCCAAAGTGCTGACGGGCGCCTACGTCGAACGCGAGTGCACGCTCAGCCGAGAGTACGTCACCAGCGAATAA
- a CDS encoding acyl-CoA dehydrogenase family protein, whose translation MSTLNRDPESKPQTPQSSAGPDRSADEQSATFVETALLLSGKSQEEATKTGTIDRADDEVELLFAPEYQTTRSPVHRAVWDQDFPVELFRSEPISADPELERRFEACLNVVREHQKNGTHYNEQGKMTDALLQDLGEAGYWGLLVDREHGGSEVPFQLFARFLSRMATVNPTVAGLGSVHGCIGAVDPVMTFGTPEQKRKFLPDLASGRRLSAFALTEPGAGSDLTAMKTEAVLEGDHYMVTGEKLFITNAVPGRVIGLVCRIEGRPAVLIAQLPEEENEHFQMVNYGLYALAHSYNNGLKFNRLPVPRENLLHIEGGDGLTIAYHGLNRGRVALCATAAGTIRLMLANTLPWAAYRETYGQPIEERELVRRRLGLMSAYIVACDAMVEWCGSLLDQGYRGEMECIIAKIFGSEVQKEAAIELFMKTHGGRSFLKGHLFGDNVHEFLAPCIYEGEGEMLGMAFMKSLIKQHGKAFYEPIGKALQEAGIKQPNPMNPSHLIALRQAAVPYVKWRVGEAFNWGASPHFGPLPDALAHHVDEAGDRIQHTRIDVDNLMRKFQLALADRQCAMADLSQQIQDQVVTMVTCLYAARTEDPLIIASADVLSQLLQTRARGHRLDGKFFKTVTSLGKQVLDQHGRLTGGIDPEPILMPYK comes from the coding sequence ATGTCGACACTGAATCGAGATCCCGAGAGCAAACCCCAGACACCGCAGTCGTCGGCTGGTCCCGACAGGTCTGCTGACGAACAGTCGGCCACCTTCGTGGAGACCGCGCTGTTACTCAGCGGGAAGTCTCAGGAAGAAGCGACCAAGACCGGGACGATCGACCGAGCCGATGACGAAGTCGAACTTCTGTTCGCGCCGGAGTATCAGACAACCAGGAGTCCTGTGCATCGCGCGGTCTGGGATCAGGACTTTCCGGTTGAACTGTTTCGGTCTGAGCCGATCTCCGCGGATCCGGAACTGGAACGCCGCTTTGAAGCCTGCCTTAACGTTGTGCGCGAACATCAGAAGAACGGAACGCATTACAACGAACAGGGCAAGATGACCGACGCCCTGCTCCAGGATCTGGGAGAAGCCGGTTACTGGGGGTTGCTCGTTGACCGCGAACATGGCGGCAGCGAGGTACCGTTCCAGTTGTTCGCCCGCTTCCTCAGTCGGATGGCGACGGTAAATCCGACCGTGGCCGGATTGGGATCGGTTCACGGCTGCATTGGCGCGGTTGATCCCGTGATGACATTCGGCACTCCGGAACAGAAGCGGAAGTTCCTGCCCGATCTGGCCTCCGGTCGCCGACTGTCGGCCTTCGCGTTGACCGAGCCTGGTGCAGGGTCCGATCTCACGGCGATGAAGACGGAAGCCGTGCTCGAAGGCGACCATTATATGGTCACCGGCGAAAAGCTTTTCATCACGAATGCGGTGCCGGGACGAGTCATAGGACTGGTTTGTCGGATCGAAGGTCGTCCGGCCGTCTTGATTGCTCAGTTGCCCGAGGAGGAGAATGAGCACTTCCAGATGGTCAATTATGGCCTGTATGCGCTCGCTCACTCCTACAACAACGGCTTGAAGTTCAACCGACTTCCCGTGCCTCGGGAGAACCTGTTGCACATCGAAGGGGGCGATGGGTTAACGATCGCCTATCACGGATTGAATCGCGGACGCGTGGCGCTGTGTGCGACGGCTGCCGGAACGATTCGTCTCATGCTGGCCAATACGCTCCCCTGGGCCGCCTATCGGGAAACGTACGGGCAGCCGATCGAGGAGCGTGAACTGGTTCGCCGTCGGCTCGGTCTGATGTCTGCCTACATCGTAGCTTGTGACGCGATGGTCGAATGGTGCGGCAGCCTGCTCGATCAGGGGTACCGGGGCGAGATGGAGTGCATTATCGCGAAGATCTTCGGCAGTGAAGTGCAGAAGGAAGCCGCGATTGAATTGTTCATGAAAACACACGGCGGGCGATCGTTCCTGAAAGGGCATCTGTTCGGCGACAACGTACACGAGTTTCTCGCCCCGTGTATTTACGAGGGCGAAGGCGAGATGCTCGGCATGGCCTTTATGAAGTCGCTGATCAAGCAACACGGCAAGGCCTTTTATGAACCGATTGGCAAGGCGTTACAGGAGGCGGGAATCAAGCAGCCGAATCCGATGAATCCGTCGCATCTGATCGCCCTGCGCCAGGCTGCTGTGCCGTATGTGAAATGGCGCGTCGGAGAAGCCTTCAACTGGGGAGCCTCCCCGCATTTCGGCCCCCTGCCGGACGCCCTGGCCCACCACGTGGATGAGGCGGGCGATCGGATTCAGCATACCCGCATCGACGTCGATAATCTGATGCGAAAGTTCCAGCTGGCTCTGGCGGACCGCCAGTGTGCGATGGCCGATCTGTCCCAGCAGATTCAGGATCAGGTTGTCACGATGGTGACGTGTCTGTATGCGGCTCGCACGGAAGATCCGTTGATCATCGCATCAGCCGATGTTCTCTCGCAGTTGCTGCAAACGCGGGCCCGCGGCCATCGTCTCGATGGAAAGTTCTTCAAGACGGTGACTTCCCTGGGCAAACAGGTTCTCGATCAGCACGGCCGCCTGACGGGCGGCATCGATCCCGAACCGATTCTCATGCCCTACAAGTAG
- a CDS encoding 2-isopropylmalate synthase, giving the protein MSDDVIRIFDTTLRDGEQSPGCSMNISEKLEVAGALVELGVDIIEAGFPIASPGDFEAVKKIAERYGDQTTICGLARCRPEDIDRAWEALQHAKNSRIHVFLATSAIHMQYKLKMAEEEIVRRTAEMVGRARDYCDNIEFSPEDASRTELDFLCQVVETAIDAGATTVNIPDTVGYATPSHYFNVIRTLKTQVPNIEKAVISTHCHNDLGLAVANSLAAVEAGARQVECTINGLGERAGNASLEEIVMAIRTRSDFYNVRTNINTPRLVPTSRLVSSVTGMKVQRNKAIVGQNAFAHEAGIHQHGMLQERTTYEIMRPEDVGVVGTNLVLGKHSGRHAFQDRLKSLGYNPDPETLRKVFDDFIALADKKKEVYDSDIVALVEQRTHQVHETWSMVRMHTSAGTGTIPTATIELQHENGEIRKDAATGDGPIDAVFVALERVVGLSATLTDFEVSSVTSGKDALGQVNVTIQHGSETYHGTGISTDVIEAAAVAYLQSLNKAMAQHQTKSE; this is encoded by the coding sequence ATGAGTGACGACGTCATTCGTATTTTCGACACGACTCTCCGCGACGGCGAGCAATCGCCCGGCTGCAGCATGAACATCAGCGAAAAGCTGGAAGTCGCCGGCGCGCTGGTCGAGCTTGGTGTCGACATCATCGAAGCCGGTTTCCCGATCGCTTCTCCGGGCGACTTCGAAGCCGTGAAGAAAATCGCGGAACGGTACGGCGACCAGACGACAATCTGCGGACTGGCCCGTTGTCGACCCGAAGACATCGACCGGGCCTGGGAAGCTTTGCAGCACGCGAAGAACTCCCGCATCCATGTCTTTCTCGCCACCTCAGCCATTCACATGCAGTACAAGCTGAAGATGGCGGAAGAGGAAATCGTGCGTCGAACAGCCGAGATGGTGGGCCGGGCCCGCGACTACTGCGACAACATCGAGTTCTCTCCGGAAGACGCTTCCCGCACCGAACTCGACTTCCTCTGTCAGGTCGTTGAAACCGCAATCGATGCCGGCGCGACGACGGTCAACATTCCCGATACGGTCGGCTATGCCACGCCGAGCCATTACTTCAACGTGATCCGCACATTGAAGACTCAGGTGCCGAACATCGAGAAGGCTGTGATCAGCACGCACTGCCATAACGATCTCGGTCTCGCGGTCGCCAATTCTCTGGCCGCTGTGGAAGCCGGAGCCCGCCAGGTGGAATGTACCATCAATGGTCTGGGAGAACGGGCGGGGAATGCTTCGCTCGAAGAAATCGTAATGGCGATCCGCACCCGTTCGGACTTCTACAACGTCCGCACGAACATCAACACGCCTCGACTGGTTCCGACGAGCCGCCTCGTCTCCAGCGTGACCGGGATGAAGGTGCAGCGAAACAAAGCGATCGTCGGGCAGAACGCGTTCGCACACGAAGCCGGTATTCATCAGCACGGCATGCTCCAGGAACGCACGACGTATGAAATCATGCGGCCCGAAGATGTCGGCGTTGTCGGAACAAACCTCGTGCTCGGCAAGCACAGCGGCCGCCACGCGTTTCAGGATCGGCTCAAGTCACTCGGCTACAATCCGGATCCCGAGACACTCAGAAAAGTTTTCGATGATTTCATCGCGCTGGCAGATAAAAAGAAGGAAGTTTACGACTCCGACATCGTTGCCCTGGTAGAACAGAGAACACATCAGGTTCACGAAACCTGGTCGATGGTTCGTATGCACACGTCAGCCGGTACGGGCACCATTCCGACCGCGACAATTGAGTTGCAGCACGAGAACGGTGAAATCCGCAAAGACGCCGCGACAGGCGACGGTCCCATCGATGCCGTCTTCGTGGCCCTGGAGCGTGTCGTCGGACTTTCGGCGACGTTGACCGATTTCGAAGTCAGCAGCGTGACCAGCGGAAAAGATGCGTTGGGTCAGGTCAACGTGACCATCCAGCACGGCTCGGAAACCTACCACGGGACGGGCATCAGTACGGATGTGATTGAAGCCGCCGCTGTGGCCTATTTACAGAGTCTTAACAAAGCCATGGCACAACATCAGACAAAGAGTGAGTAA
- a CDS encoding PadR family transcriptional regulator — translation MSHNIPRGLSDVQFVLLGLVSDGEKSGTELRQVLRDEYGWDTSTSSFYTYFDRLGKEGLCSIKSNKAGKKFRATAKGKKVFKEKLNFMKQAVQTW, via the coding sequence ATGAGCCACAACATTCCTCGGGGGTTGAGCGACGTGCAGTTTGTTCTGCTCGGCCTAGTATCTGATGGAGAGAAGTCAGGCACGGAGTTGCGCCAGGTTCTACGGGATGAATACGGCTGGGATACCAGCACAAGTTCATTCTACACGTACTTCGATCGACTCGGCAAAGAAGGTCTGTGCAGCATCAAGTCGAACAAGGCTGGCAAGAAGTTCCGCGCGACAGCCAAGGGCAAGAAAGTCTTCAAAGAGAAGCTGAACTTCATGAAGCAGGCTGTCCAGACCTGGTAG